Proteins encoded by one window of Culicoides brevitarsis isolate CSIRO-B50_1 chromosome 2, AGI_CSIRO_Cbre_v1, whole genome shotgun sequence:
- the LOC134831793 gene encoding uncharacterized protein LOC134831793: MTENPAFDVIKEVTIGGLPTDIVCHKFSNKTLLIITQYSKIANVVTVENQVFNGAATNKQKVFEIQPKMGNVTDETEGAIRYLMNYINCNHLVVSLALKKINKDILIELRNELGKIDCLK; the protein is encoded by the exons atgacagaaaatcCCGCTTTTGACGTCATAAAAGAAGTCACAATTGGAG GTCTCCCAACAGACATCGTCTGCCACAAATTCTCGAACAAAACCCTTCTAATAATAACTCAATACTCCAAAATTGCCAATGTCGTCACTGTCGAGAACCAAGTTTTCAATGGCGCCGCcacgaacaaacaaaaagtctTCGAAATCCAACCAAAAATGGGCAATGTCACGGACGAAACGGAAGGCGCAATTCGTTACCTCATGAACTACATAAATTGCAACCATTTGGTTGTGAGTCTGGCTCTAAAGAAAATCAACAAAGATATCCTCATTGAGTTACGGAACGAGTTGGGAAAAATTGActgtctaaaataa
- the LOC134829423 gene encoding F-box/WD repeat-containing protein 7, with protein MATSHEDVFESRNHNDGEESLDSAIATKDGIMIVEEGSVSEENGNDGASSIEEDRMADDDEDTAVSLTPTLNTNNNTENCNQQRLNLDILSTISNQSEIDAQDGDQNMEEEEQQQQQIDEEAATDADNEEDDDNNTIMLSQGTSCRILPPPDVTPALEKTTKSVAVNTETTISKPNTSQNTSPSSAPTPSASRQPSRNSAEFPASSSSSLFERESSSSATDDAQNITANAANGNNNVAEAPLVDDEAVSVPMDSQVVPLVAWENEEMLNEGDSEEEVCTCQNYTEDEHFSSEDELPSRDVDLSGYTASDPISEELLNDRITETPKNHRKRKINECRSASSDIHTAELGIGMRTGKRVVLENRFSPRACFTPSTSACSVVTTTPTSTGSFYGEKKTPRSVIPTKDNPPPELSEWLLQFQKWSNAERLLALDRLIEHCEPTQVRHVMKVIEPQFQRDFISLLPRELALQVLSYLGPKDLLRAAQTCRSWRYLADDNLMWKAKCKEVGILDEINADNRPLRRGRVGNMPAMASIWKAYYMRHYTIEMNWRSRPIRTPKVLKGHDDHVITCLQFCGNRIVSGSDDNTLKVWSAVTGRCLRTLVGHTGGVWSSQMSDNIIISGSTDRTLKVWDANSGACLHTLYGHTSTVRCMHLHGNKVVSGSRDATLRVWDINDGACLHVLVGHLAAVRCVQYDGKLVVSGAYDYMVKVWNPERQECLHTLSGHTNRVYSLQFDGIHIVSGSLDTSIRVWDAQTGECKHTLMGHQSLTSGMELRQNILVSGNADSTVKVWDILTGQCLQTLSGHNKHQSAVTCLQFNSKFVITSSDDGTVKLWDVKTGEFIRNLVTLDSGGSGGVVWRIRANQTKLICAVGSRNGTEETKLMVLDFDVEGACSKCS; from the exons ATGGCGACGAGTCATGAGGATGTTTTCGAGTCTCGGAATCACAACGACGGCGAAGAGTCTCTCGACTCGGCAATCGCTACCAAAGACGGGATCATGATCGTCGAAGAGGGAAGCGTCTCGGAGGAGAACGGGAACGATGGCGCCAGCAGTATTGAGGAAGATCGCATGGcggacgacgacgaagatacCGCCGTCTCGCTCACGCCCACACTAAATACTAATAATAACACAGAAAATTGTAATCAACAAAGACTGAACTTAGATATTTTAAGTACAATAAGCAATCAATCGGAAATTGATGCACAAGATGGAGATCAAAACATGGAGGAGGaggagcagcagcagcagcaaattGACGAAGAAGCTGCCACAGATGCCGATAACGAGGAAGACGACGACAATAACACGATAATGCTGAGTCAGGGAACGTCTTGTAGAATCTTGCCGCCGCCCGATGTCACGCCAGCCTTAGAGAAAACGACAAAATCCGTTGCCGTCAATACCGAAACCACCATCAGCAAGCCAAATACGTCACAAAATACATCACCGAGCAGTGCACCGACCCCGTCAGCATCACGTCAACCGAGTCGCAATTCCGCCGAATTTCCCGCAAGCAGCTCGAGTTCACTTTTCGAACGAGAATCGTCCTCGAGTGCCACGGATGACGCCCAAAACATCACTGCCAACGCGGCAAATGGCAACAATAACGTTGCTGAAGCGCCCCTTGTCGACGACGAAGCCGTTTCTGTGCCAATGGACAGTCAAGTTGTACCGCTTGTCGCATGGGAGAACGAAGAAATGCTCAACGAGGGCGATTCAGAGGAAGAAGTTTGTACATGTCAAAATTATACGGAAGACGAACATTTTAGTAGTGAAGATGAGTTGCCGTCGCGCGACGTGGATTTATCTGGATACACCGCTTCCGATCCCATTTCCGAAGAATTGTTGAACGATCGCATCACAGAAACGCCCAAAAATCATCGGAAACGTAAAATTAACGAATGTCGCTCGGCTTCGTCGGACATTCACACTGCCGAATTGGGTATCGGGATGCGAACTGGGAAACGTGTCGTGCTGGAAAATCGATTTTCGCCGCGGGCGTGCTTTACGCCGAGCACAAGTGCGTGTTCCGTCGTCACAACAACGCCAACGTCGACCGGTTCGTTTTACGGAGAGAAAAAGACTCCACGTTCTGTGATTCCCACGAAGGATAATCCGCCGCCCGAGTTGTCCGAATGGTTGTTGCAATTCCAAAAATGGAGCAATGCCGAACGCCTTCTCGCCCTCGATAGACTGATCGAACATTGTGAGCCCACGCAAGTGCGTCACGTCATGAAAGTAATTGAGCCGCAATTTCAACGCGATTTCATCTCCTTGTTGCCGCGGGAGTTGGCGCTTCAAGTACTTTCGTATCTCGGACCGAAAGATCTTTTACGTGCGGCGCAAACGTGTCGCAGTTGGCGTTATTTGGCGGATGATAATCTCATGTGGAAGGCAAAATGCAAGGAAGTTGGCATTTTAGACGAAATAAATGCCGATAATCGTCCCTTGAGACGCGGCAGAGTCGGAAATATGCCCGCGATGGCGTCAATTTGGAAAGCTTACTACATGCGACACTACACGATCGAGATGAATTGGCGCTCGAGACCCATCCGAACCCCAAAAGTCTTGAAAGGACACGACGATCACGTGATCACTTGTTTACAATTCTGCGGAAATCGAATTGTTTCCGGGTCGGATGATAATACGCTTAAAGTTTGGTCTGCCGTGACGGGAAGATGTCTCCGAACGCTCGTCGGGCACACGGGAGGCGTTTGGTCCTCGCAAATGTCCGATAATATCATCATTTCGGGCAGCACAGATCGCACCCTCAAAGTGTGGGATGCCAATTCGGGCGCATGTCTTCATACGTTGTACGGGCATACGTCGACTGTGCGGTGCATGCATCTCCATGGGAACaa ggTTGTTTCGGGATCAAGAGACGCAACGTTACGCGTTTGGGATATCAATGATGGTGCATGTTTGCATGTCCTCGTGGGGCATTTGGCAGCTGTGCGTTGTGTGCAATACGATGGCAAGCTCGTTGTCTCCGGTGCCTATGATTATATGGTAAAAGTGTGGAATCCCGAGCGTCAGGAGTGTTTGCACACGTTATCTGGACACACAAATCGCGTGTATTCTCTTCAG tttgaTGGAATTCACATCGTTTCTGGCTCACTTGATACCTCAATTCGTGTGTGGGATGCGCAAACGGGCGAATGCAAACACACCCTCATGGGACATCAGAGTCTCACGTCAGGCATGGAGTTGCGTCAGAACATCCTTGTCTCAGGAAATGCCGATTCAACTGTCAAAGTTTGGGATATTCTTACAGGACAGTGTTTACAAACGTTGTCAG GTCACAACAAACACCAATCTGCTGTCACGTGTCTCCAATTCAATTCCAAATTCGTCATTACGAGCTCCGACGACGGCACCGTCAAATTGTGGGACGTCAAAACGGGCGAATTCATCCGGAATTTGGTGACATTGGATTCCGGCGGATCTGGAGGCGTCGTATGGCGCATAAG gGCCAATCAAACGAAACTCATTTGCGCGGTCGGCTCACGCAACGGAACTGAAGAAACGAAATTAATGGTATTGGACTTTGATGTGGAAGGAGCATGCAGTAAATGCTCATAG
- the LOC134831419 gene encoding zinc finger protein 780B-like, protein MNRTITTTICNVCNQAIRAEMFVQHLRKCEKENHSTENVGIKTYKENNFWIHEISTTGTPDTSFLKSETSFFKTEPITKTEYSFEVQEPDEEAYEEEILPEEYEEIEPEFEEEVPEDIDEDEVIPEENDDDTQVYEILYLEQEDDPNNDCIEYQVIEEQVVDDRTQLVFDHDEQKYAVEEFIQSMNQVELIEEVNSEEIEKQDLNKNNFQCQRCLKCLGSKFSLDRHNKICDARIKKLTCKQCGKYYKLQKQLSRHINEAHGVPIPCEKCGKPFSRKSNKDRHIETVHKTTPLELKLESC, encoded by the exons ATGAATCGGACGATCACAACCACAATTTGCAACGTTTGCAATCAAGCAATTCGTGCGGAAATGTTCGTTCAGCACTTGCGAAAGTGTGAGAAAG aaaatcacTCCACGGAAAATGTTGGGATCAAAACCTACAAAGAAAACAACTTTTGGATCCACGAAATAAGCACCACGGGCACGCCAGATACGAGTTTCCTCAAATCCGAGACGAGTTTCTTCAAAACCGAGCCAATCACAAAGACAGAATACTCCTTTGAAGTACAGGAACCCGACGAAGAAGCTTATGAGGAGGAAATTTTACCGGAAGAATATGAGGAAATCGAACCCGAGTTCGAGGAAGAAGTGCCCGAAGACATTGACGAAGACGAAGTAATCCCGGAggagaacgacgacgacacccAAGTCTATGAAATCCTCTATTTAGAGCAAGAAGACGACCCCAACAACGATTGCATCGAGTATCAGGTGATCGAAGAGCAAGTTGTCGACGACAGAACGCAACTTGTGTTCGATCACGATGAACAAAAATACGCTGTCGAGGAATTTATTCAGTCGATGAACCAAGTTGAGCTCATCGAGGAAGTCAATTCCGAGGAAATTGAGAAACAAGACTTGAACAAGAACAATTTTCAGTGTCAACGATGTCTCAAATGCCTCGGCTCGAAATTTTCCCTTGATCGacacaataaaatttgtgacGCTCG gatcaaaaaattaacttgtaAACAATGTGGTAAATACTATAAATTGCAAAAACAGCTCTCCAGACACATAAATGAGGCACATGGAGTCCCAATTCCGTGCGAAAAGTGCGGAAAACCCTTTTCCCGAAAGTCAAATAAGGATCGTCACATCGAAACTGTGCACAAAACCACCcctttagaattaaaattagaatcctgttaa
- the LOC134832608 gene encoding exportin-1 has product MLRVEEANKLLDFSQKLDITLLDNIVGCLYTSQGDQLRLAQEILTTLKEHPDAWTRVDSILEFSQNQQTKYYALQILEEVIKTRWKILPRNQCEGIKKYLVGLIIKTSSDAATMEGNKVFLNKLNIILVQILKREWPKNWETFISDIVGASKTNETLCQNNMIILKLLSEEVFDFSSGQITQTKARHLKDTMCSEFSQVFQLCLFVLENSLNAPLISATLETLLKFLNWIPLGYIFETKLINMLVCKFLTIPMFRNVSIKCLSEVAGLQLANYDTIFINMFKQTMEQFEQMIPEETDMNQIYMNGNDDEQCFVQNLAMFLCTFLRVHGPVVERRDTVDALQKALVYLVMISEVEDVEIFKITLEYWNSLACDLYKETPYGTQSTRKATYTKILSKVRYIMISRMAKPEEVLVVENENGEVVREFMKDTNSINLYKNMRETLVYLTHLDYFDTERIMTEKLNNQVNGTEFSWKNLNTLCWAIGSISGAFFEEDEKRFLVTVIKDLLGLCEQKKGKDNKAIIASNIMYVVGQYPRFLRAHWKFLKTVVNKLFEFMHETHDGVQDMACDTFIKIALKCRRHFVTLQPNEACTFIDEILATISSIICDLQPQQVHTFYEAVGYMISAQVDQVAQDALIEKYMTLPNQVWDGIISQATHNVDALKDMAAVKPLGSILKTNVRACRALGHSYVVQLGRIYLDMLNVYKIMSENISQAIVVNGVAVNNQPLIKAMHVIRKETLTVISEWVLRSNDAKMVMDDFVPPLLDAVLLDYQRTKVPAAREPAVLSTIATIVNKLEGAITGEVLKIFDAVFECTLDMINKNFEDYPQHRTHFYELLEAVNAHCFNAFLNIPPAQFKLVFDSIVWAFKHTMRNVADTGLVILFQMLKNFEDHPQAAQGFYQTYFTDILTQVFSVVTDTSHTAGIQMHATILAYMFTLVEQNRITISLGAIPDNVLYVQEYVASLLRSAFGHLTDNQIKVFVTGLFNLDQDVQAFKEHLRDFLIQIREVTGDDDSDLYLEEREAELKKAQEEKCRIQMSVPGILNPYEVHEEMQDE; this is encoded by the exons atgttACGCGTGGAAGAGGCAAACAAGCTGCTCGACTTCAGTCAAAAGCTGGACATCACACTGCTCGACAACATCGTTGGATGTCTTTACACGAGTCAGGGCGATCAACTGCGTTTAGCGCAAGAAATCCTTACGACGCTGAAGGAGCATCCCGATGCATGGACCCGTGTCGACAGCATCCTGGAGTTTTCGCAAAATCAGCAAACAAAGTACTATGCCTTGCAAATTCTCGAGGAAGTAATTAAAACGCGTTGGAAGATTTTGCCGCGGAACCAGTGTGAAGGCATAAAAAAGTATCTCGTGGGATTGATTATCAAAACTTCGTCAGATGCGGCGACCATGGAAGGGAATAAGgtctttttgaacaaattaaacATCATTTTGGTGCAAATTTTGAAGCGGGAATGGCCTAAAAACTGGGAGACGTTCATCAGTGACATCGTTGGCGCCTCCAAGACGAACGAGACGTTGTGTCAAAACAACATGATCATCCTGAAATTGCTGAGTGAGGAGGTTTTTGACTTTAGTTCGGGCCAAATTACGCAAACGAAGGCGCGTCACTTGAAAGACACCATGTGCAGCGAATTTTCGCAAGTGTTCCAGTTGTGCCTCTTTGTCTTGGAAAACTCCCTGAATGCGCCGCTAATCTCGGCAACGCTCGAGACACTGCTGAAATTCCTCAATTGGATCCCGCTCGGGTACATTTTCGAGACGAAGCTCATCAACATGCTCGTTTGCAAGTTTTTGACGATACCCATGTTCCGGAATGTCTCGATCAAGTGTTTGTCGGAAGTCGCAGGTCTCCAGCTGGCGAATTACGacacaattttcatcaatatgTTCAAACAAACGATGGAACAGTTCGAACAGATGATCCCCGAAGAGACGGATATGAATCAGATTTACATGAATGGCAACGACGACGAGCAGTGTTTCGTGCAAAATTTGGCAATGTTCCTTTGCACGTTCTTGCGGGTGCATGGACCCGTCGTTGAGCGTCGCGATACTGTCGATGCCTTGCAAAAAGCCCTTGTCTACCTCGTGATGATATCCGAAGTCGAAGACgtggaaattttcaaaattacccTCGAATATTGGAATAGCTTGGCATGCGACTTGTACAAAGAGACCCCTTATGGCACGCAAAGCACGCGAAAAGCCACCTACACGAAAATCCTCTCGAAAGTGCGGTACATCATGATTTCGCGCATGGCGAAGCCCGAAGAGGTGCTCGTTGTCGAAAACGAAAATGGCGAAGTGGTGCGGGAATTCATGAAGGACACGAACAGCAtcaatttgtacaaaaatatgcGCGAAACGTTGGTTTACTTGACGCATTTGGACTACTTCGATACGGAACGCATCATGACGGAGAAGCTGAACAACCAAGTTAATGGCACAGAATTCTCCTGGAAGAATTTGAATACGCTGTGTTGGGCCATCGGATCCATTTCGGGCGCCTTTTtcgaagaagatgaaaaaagaTTCCTCGTTACAGTCATTAAAGACCTCCTTGGGCTGTGCGAACAGAAAAAGGGCAAGGACAACAAAGCAATTATCGCGTCGAACATTATGTATGTCGTGGGACAGTATCCGCGCTTTTTAAGGGCTCATTGGAAGTTCCTCAAGACGGTCGTTAACAAACTTTTTGAGTTTATGCATGAGACACACGATGGCGTACAGGACATGGCATGTGAtactttcatcaaaattgcccTCAAGTGTCGTCGGCATTTCGTTACACTCCAACCCAATGAGGCATGCACCTTCATTGATGAGATTTTGGCAACTATTAGTTCGATTATTTGTGACTTACAGCCGCaacag gttCATACATTCTACGAGGCAGTTGGGTACATGATTTCCGCGCAAGTTGACCAAGTCGCACAAGATGCTTTGATTGAAAAGTACATGACATTGCCGAAtcag gtTTGGGATGGAATAATTTCCCAAGCAACTCACAACGTTGACGCTCTCAAAGACATGGCTGCGGTGAAACCTCTCGGCAGCATATTGAAGACAAATGTTCGTGCATGCCGTGCTTTGGGCCATTCTTACGTCGTACAATTGGGTCGCATTTACTTAGACATGCTGAACGTGTATAAAATCATGTCGGAAAATATCTCGCAAGCGATTGTCGTGAATGGCGTCGCCGTCAACAATCAACCGCTCATCAAGGCAATGCACGTCATTCGCAAAGAGACGTTAACGGTAATCAGCGAGTGGGTTTTACGGTCAAACGATGCGAAAATGGTGATGGATGACTTTGTGCCGCCGTTACTGGATGCTGTGTTGCTCGACTATCAG cgTACTAAAGTCCCAGCTGCTCGAGAGCCCGCAGTTCTCAGTACTATCGCGACAATTGTCAACAAATTGGAAGGCGCCATCACCGGGGAAGTTCTCAAGATCTTCGATGCTGTCTTCGAGTGCACGCTGGATATGATAAACAAGAATTTCGAGGATTATCCACAACATCGCACGCACTTTTACGAACTTTTGGAGGCCGTGAATGCGCATTGCTTCAACGCATTCTTGAATATTCCGCCGGCACAATTCAAATTGGTCTTTGATTCGATCGTTTGGGCATTCAAGCACACAATGCGCAACGTTGCTGATACCGGTTTGGTCATTTTGTTCCAA atgctCAAAAACTTCGAAGATCACCCGCAGGCAGCGCAAGGCTTCTATCAGACCTACTTTACGGACATTTTGACACAAGTTTTCTCAGTTGTCACCGATACATCGCACACCGCTGGCATCCAGATGCACGCTACAATTCTCGCCTACATGTTTACGCTGGTAGAACAAAACCGAATCACAATTTCGCTCGGCGCCATACCAGACAACGTACTGTACGTGCAGGAATATGTCGCCTCGTTGCTGCGATCTGCCTTCGGACATCTCACCgataatcaaattaaagtaTTTGTCACCGGATTATTCAATCTAGATCAGGATGTTCAAGCATTTAAAGAGCACCTTCGGGACTTTTTGATCCAAATTCGG gagGTAACCGGCGACGACGACTCCGACCTTTACCTGGAAGAACGAGAAGCTGAATTAAAGAAGGCGCAAGAAGAGAAATGTCGCATTCAAATGTCCGTGCCTGGAATTCTCAATCCATACGAAGTACACGAAGAGATGCAAGATGAATAA
- the LOC134829544 gene encoding rhomboid-related protein 2: MSKGGEIYPQLPQDIERQAGGEEIPLQTINGTHPSSGNSAEQERRARFLRIFQQYDRNNDGTLSVREMKRLIKDHACQNLPSNAARKIMKVNDTDHDGRLSFEEFYKMCTERDWLMKDMAVKYCKLVVPRRDHRTTGQDMTDGAYESSMTFCPPPLTMVIFSIIEIIFFLVDIISLEEHQNGLDPKHYGKTTDGPAATLFIYNPYKRYEAWRFVTYMFVHIGIMHLMMNLIVQLLLGVALELVHHWWRVALVYLAGVAAGSMGTSIHDPRIFLAGASGGVYALITAHIATIIMNWKEMEYAIIQLFVFVVFCATDIGVSTYRHLTAENDKIGYMAHLCGGIAGLLVGIGVLRNLEERRWERKLWWCAMTLYFALMLSGVAVHIFYPEMFKPSRY; this comes from the exons atgtcaaaagggGGCGAAATTTACCCGCAACTGCCACAAGACATCGAACGCCAGGCTGGAGGCGAAGAAATTCCGCTTCAAACGATAAATGGCACACACCCGAGCAGCGGAAATTCGGCAGAACAAGAGCGTCGTGCCCGATTTCTGCGAATTTTCCAGCAATACGACCGAAATAACGACGGGACGTTGAGTGTTCGTGAAATGAAGCGGCTCATCAAGGACCACGCCTGTCAAAATCTCCCCTCGAACGCGGCACGGAAGATTATGAAGGTCAACGACACGGATCACGATGGTCGCTTGAGTTTCGAGGAATTCTACAAGATGTGCACGGAACGCGATTGGCTCATGAAGGACATGGCAGTGAAATATTGCAAGTTGGTTGTCCCGCGTCGCGATCATCGCACAACCGGGCAAGATATGACGGATGGCGCTTACGAAAGTAGCATGACTTTTTGCCCGCCGCCCTTGACGATGGTCATTTTTTCGATAATCGAGATAATTTTCTTCCTGGTCGACATCATTTCGCTGGAGGAACATCAAAATGGCTTGGATCCGAAGCATTATGGCAAGACGACAGACGGGCCTGCAGCAACTTTGTTCATCTACAACCCTTATAAGCGATACGAGGCATGGCGATTTGTCACTTATATGTTCGTTCATATCGGAATTATGCATTTAATGATGAATCTGATCGTTCAGTTGTTGCTGGGTGTGGCTTTGGAACTCGTGCATCATTGGTGGCGTGTCGCTTTGGTCTATTTGGCGGGAGTTGCAGCAGGATCTATGGGGACATCTATTCACGATCCGAGAATTTTCCTTGCTGGAGCCTCGGGAGGGGTTTATGCCTTGATAACAGCTCATATCGCAACCATCATCATGAATTG gaaagagATGGAATACGCAATCATCCAGCtgtttgtttttgtcgttttttgcgCCACAGACATCGGAGTCTCAACTTACCGACATTTGACAgcagaaaatgataaaattgggTACATGGCTCATCTTTGCGGAGGCATCGCTGGGCTTCTTGTCGGTATCGGGGTCTTGCGAAACCTCGAAGAACGTCGATGGGAGCGGAAACTTTGGTGGTGTGCGATGACTTTGTACTTTGCACTCATGTTAAGTGGCGTCGCCGTTCACATTTTCTACCCAGAAATGTTCAAACCATCGAGATACTGA